One Verrucomicrobiia bacterium genomic window carries:
- a CDS encoding glycosyltransferase family 2 protein yields the protein MAGPYDIRLSVVIPAYNERENLESTLRQCHAALGRLCREFEILVVNDCSTDGTGELAEALARQLPGVRVLHNPRNLRQGASLVRGFQAARLDWVTHNAMDYPFHLEDLEQVFPLLQEHEVVAIARDQRPDSNLYRRFLTGVNLFLLRNFFGLRLKDYNFVQVYRREVLQSLDFSATSTGFLTPSLLFQAHDRGCRVAEITLPYWPRERGVARSGNWKVLRDTLRDLVKFWWRRQWRRPGAPAPAAKARPSG from the coding sequence GTGGCAGGCCCGTATGACATCCGGCTGTCGGTGGTCATCCCGGCGTACAACGAGCGGGAGAACCTTGAATCCACGCTCAGGCAGTGCCACGCGGCGCTGGGGCGGCTGTGCCGGGAGTTTGAAATTCTGGTGGTGAATGATTGCAGCACCGATGGCACCGGCGAGCTGGCGGAGGCGCTGGCGCGGCAGTTGCCGGGGGTGCGGGTGCTGCACAACCCGCGGAATTTGCGGCAGGGGGCCAGTTTGGTGCGCGGTTTTCAGGCGGCCCGCCTGGACTGGGTCACGCACAACGCCATGGATTACCCCTTCCACCTGGAGGACCTGGAGCAGGTGTTTCCGCTGCTGCAGGAGCATGAGGTGGTGGCCATTGCCCGCGATCAGCGTCCCGACTCGAATCTTTACCGGAGGTTTTTAACCGGGGTGAATCTGTTTCTGCTGCGCAACTTTTTTGGGTTGCGCCTCAAGGATTACAACTTTGTGCAGGTGTATCGCCGGGAGGTTTTGCAGAGTCTGGATTTCTCGGCCACCAGCACCGGTTTTTTAACCCCCAGCCTGCTTTTTCAGGCGCACGATCGGGGGTGTCGCGTGGCCGAAATCACGCTGCCGTACTGGCCGCGCGAGCGGGGGGTGGCGCGCTCCGGCAACTGGAAGGTGCTGCGGGACACGTTGCGGGATTTGGTGAAGTTCTGGTGGCGGCGGCAGTGGCGGCGGC